In Alphaproteobacteria bacterium 33-17, a single genomic region encodes these proteins:
- a CDS encoding type I restriction-modification system subunit M, producing MQHTIETQKLTLEKLEKHLWGAADILRGSVDSDAYKHYIFGLLFYKRLCDVWEEEYEDRLAKYKNHELAADPDEHRFQIPAGAFWKDIRKHSTGIGEHLNAAFHKIEDENHSLNGIFQDIDFNNKQRFPDSILQRLLQHFDTYRLRNCDVSADMLGNAYEYLIKQFADDAGKKGGEFYTPEMVVKLMVQILDPQEGMTIYDPTCGSGGMLIQAYHYLKDNNKKPESLHLFGQERNLNTWAICKMNMFLHGIDDAQIYRGDTLREPKNIIDEGNKGLRQFDIVIANPPFSLKEWGYDLWQSADPYGRDKYGCPPKSYGDLAFVQHMIASLNNKGRMGVVLPHGILFRGAAEGKIREGILKDDIIEAVIGIAPNIFYGTGIPACVLVINKNKPNDKKGKVLIINGANEYKPGKAQNSLTSENITRIVEAYRNWQDSEKLAKVVSISEIAENDYNLNITRYVNIADEEEKIDVAKEVATLQELTKEWDKAEQEMMHYLKELGYVN from the coding sequence ATGCAACATACAATAGAAACCCAAAAACTTACCCTAGAAAAACTTGAAAAGCATTTATGGGGAGCGGCAGATATACTACGTGGTAGTGTTGATAGCGATGCATATAAACATTACATATTTGGACTATTATTTTACAAAAGACTATGTGATGTTTGGGAAGAGGAATATGAAGATCGTCTTGCTAAGTATAAAAACCATGAGCTAGCAGCAGATCCAGATGAGCATCGTTTTCAAATACCTGCAGGTGCATTTTGGAAAGATATAAGAAAACATAGTACAGGAATTGGGGAGCATTTAAATGCTGCGTTCCATAAAATTGAAGATGAAAACCATAGTCTTAACGGAATATTTCAGGACATAGATTTTAATAATAAACAAAGGTTTCCTGATAGTATTTTACAAAGGTTACTTCAGCACTTTGATACTTATCGCCTTAGAAATTGTGACGTCAGCGCCGATATGTTAGGTAATGCTTATGAATATTTAATAAAGCAATTTGCCGATGATGCTGGTAAAAAAGGTGGGGAATTTTATACCCCAGAGATGGTTGTAAAACTTATGGTACAAATTCTTGACCCACAAGAAGGCATGACCATATATGACCCCACCTGTGGATCTGGAGGTATGTTGATTCAGGCTTACCATTATTTGAAGGATAATAATAAAAAACCTGAATCTCTTCACTTATTTGGTCAGGAAAGAAACTTAAATACTTGGGCTATATGTAAAATGAATATGTTTTTGCATGGAATAGATGATGCTCAAATTTATCGCGGCGATACTTTAAGAGAACCAAAAAATATTATAGACGAAGGAAATAAAGGGCTCAGGCAATTTGACATAGTAATTGCCAACCCTCCATTCAGCTTAAAAGAATGGGGGTATGATTTATGGCAAAGTGCTGACCCGTATGGCAGAGACAAATATGGTTGCCCACCCAAATCATATGGTGACCTAGCATTTGTTCAGCACATGATAGCCAGTTTAAATAATAAAGGCAGAATGGGGGTAGTATTACCTCACGGAATTTTATTTAGAGGCGCTGCGGAAGGCAAAATCCGCGAAGGAATACTTAAGGATGATATTATAGAGGCCGTGATCGGTATAGCTCCCAATATATTTTATGGAACCGGAATTCCTGCCTGTGTTCTAGTAATCAATAAAAATAAACCAAACGATAAAAAAGGCAAGGTGCTAATTATCAATGGGGCTAATGAATATAAGCCTGGTAAAGCTCAAAATAGCTTAACATCGGAGAATATAACCCGCATTGTAGAAGCTTACAGAAATTGGCAGGATTCTGAAAAATTAGCAAAAGTAGTAAGTATAAGTGAAATCGCAGAAAATGATTATAATTTAAATATTACAAGATACGTAAATATTGCAGATGAAGAAGAAAAAATTGATGTAGCTAAGGAAGTGGCCACTTTGCAGGAATTAACTAAAGAGTGGGATAAAGCAGAACAAGAAATGATGCACTACCTTAAGGAGCTAGGGTATGTTAATTGA
- a CDS encoding restriction endonuclease subunit R, which yields MSEYYFVEKPCIDELVKLGYQWINPDNNELLRDGLKNVILKNIFISQLQKINNISEDDARAVYYELLKIQNNEEWTKILRGNYSRTVLGESKKKTIRLIDFLDTKNNIFSLINQFSVKGLKNRIPDIVLFVNGIPLVVIEAKSPLSLKDKTGEAFEQIKQYERDIPILFYTNLFNIITDGNNLLYGATGSSSEFWGYWRDPWPKKSQDFESTLAQDLYALCAPERLLDILAHFVVFEKDEKTKKIIKKVCRYQQYRAVNKIYERIKDDKHKKGLIWHTQGSGKSLTMVYTVLKLKAHLTLTNSEIANPNILVLTDRTNLDKQISNTFKACDIPNPKQITSKHDLTHELSRNTYGMVLLSTIFKFEGSINNISNSHNWIVLIDECHRTQEKDLGAYLRKTLPDAKFFGFTGTPVKKNDRNTYQMFSEINEGYLDKYSIDDAVRDGATVPIRYTSRLTQWQINPQKLDILFDQWFAHEPEEKIKLLKNKGVSIEHLIKHPKRLNLIAYDIWIHFLENIQPNGLKAQIVAIDREAVILYKLALDQVITDHYIAQGLSPNEALEKAEQMSKCVYSNSQEDAKPSEDNYTQTIRDGLKEFYLDQTQEGNAINNFNNPDHPLSFLIVCNKLLTGFDAKIEGVMYLDNPLKEHNLLQAIARTNRLHNRNKQYGLIVDYVGVTKNLEKAFETYNKDDVVNAMQDFEVERAILRGTHLDLQQYFKLANKSSSITLQKSEFDNLIDNITSEDEWYAFKNKAKQFTRAYEAMRADPIILNFQYDFKWVMSFLCYATQKFEQKTYDDIKYYNEKISIMLEKHLDVIGIRSICKIHTITDPEFWDDFNTENKTEDQIKTAAIHKGTELKKILTEKVSENKFQYDKFSQRVQDIILKFNQGHLEAAEVLKKYEQVSKELQKEENDYLNSGLTKESYGILKILEASSENVLNDGNLLKLSTQIAEIYSLSEDATIGWQDKDGLKKSLRQRVREQLINNNTDPNSLKNIVFEIENYAIKHYSKVL from the coding sequence ATGAGTGAATATTATTTTGTAGAAAAGCCATGTATTGACGAGCTTGTAAAACTTGGCTACCAATGGATAAATCCAGACAATAATGAGCTTTTAAGAGATGGGCTAAAGAATGTTATATTAAAGAACATTTTTATATCTCAACTACAAAAAATTAATAACATTTCTGAAGATGATGCACGAGCGGTTTATTATGAGTTATTAAAAATACAAAATAATGAAGAATGGACAAAAATATTAAGAGGTAATTATAGCCGTACAGTTCTAGGGGAAAGTAAAAAGAAAACTATCCGCCTGATAGATTTTTTAGATACTAAAAATAATATATTTAGCCTCATTAATCAGTTTTCTGTTAAAGGGCTTAAAAACCGCATACCTGACATAGTATTGTTTGTAAACGGCATTCCGTTAGTAGTAATTGAAGCGAAAAGTCCATTATCCTTAAAAGACAAAACTGGAGAAGCATTTGAGCAAATTAAGCAATATGAGCGAGATATACCGATCCTATTTTACACAAATTTATTCAATATTATCACTGATGGCAATAATTTACTATATGGTGCAACTGGCTCTTCTTCTGAATTTTGGGGATATTGGCGAGACCCCTGGCCAAAAAAATCCCAAGATTTTGAAAGCACATTAGCGCAAGACTTATATGCACTTTGCGCCCCTGAAAGATTACTTGATATACTTGCGCATTTTGTTGTATTTGAAAAAGATGAGAAAACAAAAAAAATTATTAAAAAAGTTTGTCGTTACCAACAATATCGGGCTGTAAATAAAATTTATGAGCGGATAAAAGATGATAAACATAAAAAAGGTTTAATATGGCATACGCAAGGTAGCGGTAAATCACTTACCATGGTTTATACTGTTCTTAAATTAAAGGCACATTTGACTTTAACAAATAGTGAAATAGCCAATCCGAATATTCTGGTTTTGACTGATCGTACTAACCTTGACAAGCAAATTTCAAATACTTTTAAAGCATGCGATATACCAAACCCTAAGCAAATTACATCTAAACATGATCTGACACATGAATTAAGCCGCAATACATACGGGATGGTTTTACTATCTACTATATTCAAGTTTGAAGGGTCAATAAATAATATTTCAAACAGCCATAACTGGATTGTGCTAATTGACGAATGCCATCGTACGCAAGAAAAAGACTTAGGTGCATATTTACGAAAAACTCTTCCTGATGCAAAGTTCTTTGGTTTTACAGGAACGCCTGTAAAAAAGAATGACCGCAATACTTATCAAATGTTCAGCGAAATTAATGAGGGTTACCTAGATAAATATAGCATCGATGATGCTGTAAGAGATGGGGCTACCGTTCCGATCAGGTATACAAGTAGGTTAACGCAGTGGCAAATAAACCCGCAGAAATTAGATATATTATTTGATCAATGGTTTGCCCATGAACCAGAAGAAAAAATCAAGCTTTTAAAGAACAAAGGCGTATCTATAGAGCACTTAATTAAACATCCAAAACGTCTTAACCTAATTGCTTATGATATATGGATCCATTTTCTGGAAAATATTCAACCTAACGGGCTCAAAGCCCAGATTGTTGCAATAGATCGTGAAGCAGTGATTTTATACAAACTGGCGCTTGATCAAGTTATTACTGATCATTACATTGCTCAGGGACTTAGCCCAAATGAAGCTTTAGAAAAAGCTGAGCAAATGAGTAAGTGCGTATATTCAAATTCACAAGAAGATGCTAAGCCAAGTGAAGATAATTATACTCAGACAATACGTGATGGCCTAAAAGAGTTTTATCTTGATCAAACTCAAGAAGGAAATGCTATAAATAACTTCAATAATCCAGACCACCCACTTAGTTTTTTAATAGTCTGCAACAAGTTGTTAACAGGATTTGATGCTAAAATAGAAGGGGTGATGTATCTTGATAATCCCTTAAAAGAACATAATTTACTTCAGGCTATCGCCAGAACAAACAGATTGCATAACAGAAATAAACAATATGGTTTAATTGTGGACTATGTAGGCGTTACTAAAAATCTTGAGAAAGCTTTTGAGACATATAATAAAGATGATGTTGTTAATGCTATGCAAGATTTTGAAGTAGAACGTGCTATTTTAAGAGGCACTCACTTAGATCTACAACAATATTTCAAACTAGCAAACAAAAGTAGCAGCATTACCCTACAAAAAAGTGAGTTCGATAATTTAATTGATAATATAACCTCTGAAGATGAATGGTATGCTTTTAAAAATAAGGCAAAGCAATTTACCAGAGCATATGAGGCAATGCGTGCCGATCCTATTATATTAAATTTTCAATATGATTTTAAATGGGTAATGAGCTTCTTGTGCTATGCCACGCAAAAATTTGAGCAAAAAACCTACGATGATATTAAATATTACAATGAAAAAATCAGTATAATGCTTGAAAAACATCTTGATGTTATAGGAATTAGATCAATATGTAAGATTCATACCATAACCGACCCAGAATTTTGGGATGATTTTAATACTGAAAACAAAACTGAAGATCAAATAAAGACTGCAGCTATTCATAAAGGCACTGAATTAAAAAAGATTTTAACCGAAAAAGTTTCAGAAAATAAATTTCAATATGATAAGTTTTCACAAAGGGTTCAGGACATAATATTAAAATTTAATCAAGGGCATTTAGAGGCTGCTGAAGTTCTTAAAAAATATGAACAAGTATCAAAAGAATTGCAAAAAGAAGAAAATGACTATTTAAATAGTGGTTTAACTAAAGAGTCATATGGTATTTTAAAAATTTTAGAAGCTAGTAGCGAAAATGTTTTAAATGATGGTAATTTGTTAAAACTTAGCACTCAAATTGCTGAAATATATTCTTTAAGTGAGGATGCAACTATAGGATGGCAAGATAAAGATGGCTTAAAAAAGAGTTTGAGGCAAAGAGTAAGAGAGCAGCTTATAAATAACAATACAGATCCCAATAGCTTAAAAAATATAGTATTTGAAATAGAGAATTATGCGATAAAGCATTATTCCAAGGTTTTATAA